The window CACGAGCTGCCGGTGCTGCCGAAGGACATCGGCTTCACGGTGGACGAGTTCGTCCGGGTCGTCGAGTTCGCCCCGGAGACCCGGCCCGGCCGCTACACGATCCTCGAACACCTCGACCTCAAGACCGAACAGATCAAGGACGTCTACGCCGACTATGTCAAGGCCATCGGTAGCTGAACTGAGACCGGTCGTCCATCCGGCAGGGGTGAAGGACCGGCGCAGCGGAGAACACTGGGCGGGACGCCTCTACATGCGCGAGGTGTCCCTGCGGGTGGACCGCTACCTGGTGGGCACCAGGGTCACGCCCAACCAGCTCACGTACCTGATGACCGTCTTCGGCGTGCTCGCGGCCCCCGCCCTGCTGGTGCCGGGGATCGCGGGCGCCGTGCTCGGTGTGCTGATGGTCCAGCTGTACCTGCTGCTGGACTGCGTCGACGGCGAGATCGCCCGCTGGAAGCAGCAGTTCTCGCTGGGCGGGGTCTACCTGGACCGGGTCGGGGCCTATCTCACCGACGCCGCGGTCCTGGTCGGGCTCGGGCTGCGCGCCGCCGACCTGTGGGGGTCCGGGCGGATCGACTGGCTGTGGGCCTTCCTCGGGACCCTGGCCGCCCTCGGCGCGATCCTGATCAAGGCCGAGACCGACCTCGTCGGCGTGGCCCGCCACCAGGCCGGACTGCCGCCGGTCAAGGAGAGCGCAGCCGAACCGCGCTCCTCCGGCATGGCGCTGGCCCGCCGGGCCGCCGCGGCCCTCAAGTTCCACCGGCTGATCCTCGGGATCGAGGCGTCCCTGCTGATCCTGGCCCTCGCCATCGCCGACGCGGTCAGGGGCGACCTGTTCTTCACCCGGCTCGGCACGGCCGTGCTCGCCGGTATCGCGCTGCTGCAGACCCTGCTGCACCTGGTGTCCGTCCTCGTCTCCAGCAGGCTGAGGTGAGCGGCATGACCTCTTCGAACGCTCCGCTCAAGGTCGGCGCCGTCGTCATCACCATGGGCAACCGGCCCGACGAACTGCGGGCCCTGCTCGACTCGGTCGCCAAGCAGGACGGCGACCGTGTCGAGGTGGTCGTCGTCGGCAACGGCTCGCCCGTCCCGGACCTCCCCGAGGGCGTCCGGACCATCGAGCTGGAGGAGAACCTCGGCATCCCCGGCGGCCGCAACGTCGGCATCGAGGCCTTCGGCCCGGGCGGCGGGGACGTCGACATCCTGCTCTTCCTCGACGACGACGGCCTGCTCGCCCGGAACGACACCGCCGAGCTGTGCCGCCGGGCCTTCGCCGCCGACGACCGGCTCGGCATCGTCAGCTTCCGCATCGCCGACCCCGACACCGGCGTCACCCAGCGCCGCCACGTGCCGCGGCTGCGTGCCTCCGACCCGATGCGCTCCTCCCGGGTGACCACCTTCCTCGGTGGCGCCAACGCCGTACGCACCCGGGTCTTCGCGGAAGTAGGCGGCCTGCCGGACGAGTTCTTCTACGCCCACGAGGAAACCGACCTGGCATGGCGGGCCCTCGACGCGGGCTGGATGATCGACTACCGATCCGACATGGTGCTGTACCACCCGACGACCGCGCCGTCGCGGCACGCGGTGTACCACCGCATGGTCGCCCGCAACCGGGTGTGGCTGGCCCGCCGCAACCTCCCGCTGCTGCTCGTCCCGGTCTATCTGGGGGTCTGGCTGCTGCTCACCCTCGCCCGCCGTCCCTCGCGTCCGGCCCTGAAGGCCTGGTTCGGCGGTTTCCGGGAGGGCTGGACCACAGCCTGCGGTCCGCGGCGGCCCATGAAGTGGCGTACGGTGTGGCGACTCACCCGACTGGGCCGGCCGCCGGTCATCTGACAAGCTCGTTCCCCGCGGGTACCCGGCCCCTCCTGGCCGCTGCTGCAGCCACGCCCGTACACCCGCACTGGCAGCGCATTTCGAAGACGAAAGTTTCCACTTGTGAGTGAGACAACGCATGACGGCGGCGTCGCCCTCGGCGCGGCTCGGTCGCCCGACGAGGGCCTCACCCCGGCCCAGCTTGCCGACAAGTACGGGCTGTCCGTCAGCGGCGCCCGGCCCTCGCTGAGGGAGTACGTCCGGCAGCTCTGGGGGCGGCGCCACTTCATCCTGGCCTTCTCCCGGGCGAAGCTGACCGCCCAGTACAGCCAGGCCAAGCTCGGCCAGCTCTGGCAGGTGGCGACCCCGCTGCTGAACGCCGCCGTCTACTACTTCATCTTCGGCGTCCTCATCCACGCCACCCGGGGACTCGACCGGACCACGTACATCCCGTTCCTGGTGACCGGGGTGTTCGTGTTCACCTTCACCCAGACCTCGGTCATGGCCGGCGTGCGCGCCATCTCCGGCAACCTCGGGCTGGTGCGCGCGCTGCACTTCCCGCGCGCCTCCCTGCCGATCTCGTTCGCGCTCCAGCAGCTCCAGCAACTGCTGTACTCGATGATCGTGCTGTTCCTCGTGGTCATCGCCTTCGGCAGCTACCCGGCCCTGTCCTGGCTGCTGATCGTGCCGGCGCTGGCGCTGCAGGTCCTGTTCAACACCGGGCTTGCGCTGATCATGGCCCGGCTGGGCGCCAAGACCCCCGACCTCGCCCAGCTCATGCCGTTCGTCACGCGGACCTGGATGTACGCGTCGGGCGTGATGTTCTCCCTCAGCGGCATGCTCGCGGGGAAGCCCGAGTGGGTCATCCGGCTGATGCAGGTCAACCCCGCCGCCATCTACATGGATCTGATCCGCTTCGCGCTGATCGACGGCTACGACTCCTCGCACCTGCCGCCGCACGTCTGGGCCGGCGCCGTCGGCTGGGCCGTGCTCGCCTTCGTCGGCGGCTTCGTGTACTTCTGGAAGGCTGAGGAGAGGTACGGCCGTGGCTGACCAGGACCACCACCACGACACGCGCGACAGCGCGCCGCGGGTGCCCACCGTGATCGCGGACGACCTGCACATCGTCTACCGCGTCAACGGCACCAGGGCCGGCAAGGGCAGTGCCACCGCCGCACTCAGCCGCATCCTCAAGCGGGGCTCCGGCGACGAGGCACGGGGCGTGCGCAAGGTGCACGCCGTCAGGGGCGTCTCCTTCGTCGCCCACCGCGGCGAGGCCATCGGCCTGATCGGCTCCAACGGCTCCGGCAAGTCCACGTTGCTGCGTGCCATCGCCGGTCTGCTGCCCGCCGAGAAGGGCCGGGTCTACACCGACGGCCAGCCCTCGCTGCTCGGTGTGAACGCGGCGCTGATGAACGACCTCACGGGCGAGCGCAACGTCATCCTGGGCGGGCTCGCCATGGGCATGTCGCGCGAGCAGATCAAGGAGCGCTACGAGGGGATCGTCGACTTCTCCGGCATCAACGAGAAGGGCGACTTCATCACGCTCCCGATGCGCACGTACTCCTCCGGCATGGCCGCCCGGCTCCGCTTCTCCATCGCCGCCGCCAAGGACCACGACGTCCTCATGATCGACGAGGCCCTGGCCACCGGCGACCGCAAGTTCCAGAAGCGCTCCGAGGCGCGCATCCGGGAGCTGCGCAAGGAGGCCGGCACCGTCTTCCTGGTCAGCCACAACAACAAGTCGATCCGCGACACCTGCGACCGGGCGCTGTGGCTGGAGCGCGGGGAACTGCGCATGGACGGCCCCACCGACGAGGTGCTCAAGGAGTACGAGAAGTTCACGGGCAAGTAGCCCGCAGGCGCCAGGGCCCCGCCGGAACGTGTCCGGCGGGGCCCCTAGGGCCTGTTCTGAGTTCCCCGCCTGCGCAGCGACGCCCGGCACGCACGCTCGCCGCACGGTGTCGCAGGACAGGTGGCTCCGCCACATGACCTGCGACACCGCGCACCGATCGCACGCACCGATCGCACGCACCGACCGCCGCTGCGCCCGCGCTCCGCGCGGACAACGGGGAACTCAGAACAGGCCCTGGTCCGCAAAGGATGTGTCAACTCGCGCCGTCCTGAGGAATCTTGACGGCAATCGGTGTGTTGTTGTGATGTGCGGACACCCCCCGCGCGGCTCGCTGCGTTGTACAACGTAAGCTGTACCGGTCCCGGAAAGCGGCAAGTGGGGAGATAATGCGCGACACCCTCCGCCGACGCCGCCGGGCGGACGGCCGGGCGGCGTGTCCGAAATAGTGTGTGTTGGGTCGGCAGTGTAGAACGGGAGATGTGACGGCAATGGCTACGGAAACTCCCCAGCTCAACGCAGCAGGTGCCGCCACCGTGCCGGGCAGTGGACGATGACGTGGACACCGACGGCGCGCGACCCCGAGCGCGCCACTCTCGACAAGGCCGCGGCTGAGAACTTCCCCGTGGCACCGTTCTTCCTGCCCAGAGCCTGGCGTGCCGACCTGATGGCCGTCTACGGCTTCGCCCGCCTCGTCGACGACATCGGCGACGGCGACCTGGCCCCCGGCGGCGCGGACGCCCGGCTGCTCGGCGTGTCGGCCGGCGAGGCCGAGGACCGCCTGGTCCTCCTCGACGCCTTCGAGGCCGATCTGCGCCGGGTCTTCGACGGCACCCCGTGCCATCCCCTGCTGCGCCGGCTCCAGCCCACCGTCCGCCGCCGCTCGCTGACCCCCGAGCCGTTCCTCGGTCTGATCGCCGCCAACCGCCAGGACCAGCTCGTCACCCGGTACGAGACCTACGACGACCTCCTCGCCTACTGCGAACTGTCCGCCAATCCCGTGGGCCGCCTCGTCCTCGCCGTCACCGGCACCTCGACCCCCGAGCGGATCCGCCGCTCCGACGACGTCTGCACCGCCCTCCAGATCGTCGAGCATCTCCAGGACGTCCGGGAGGACCTCGGACGGGACCGCATCTACCTGCCCGCCGCCGACATGAAACGTTTCCACGTGCAGGAGTCCGACCTCGCCGCGGCCACCGCGGGCGCGTCGGTGCGCGCACTGGTCGCGTACGAGGCGGAACGCGCCCGCGGTCTGCTGAATGAAGGCGCCCCCCTGGTGGGTAGCGTCCACGGCAGGCTGAAGCTGCTGCTCGCGGGGTTCGTGGCGGGGGGAAGGGCGGCGATCCACGCGATCGCCGCCGCCGAATACGACGTACTTCCCGGCCCACCCAAGCCCGGGAGGACCCGGTTGCTGCGCGAGGTGGGCGTGACTCTGCGAGGAGAGGGGTGATCCGGGCCGTGGAGTCGGAACACGTGTCCGCGCCGGTGCTCGCCGCCTACAGCTACTGCGAGGCGGTCACAGGGCAGCAGGCCCGCAACTTCGCCTACGGCATCAGACTGCTGCCGGCGGCCAAGAGGCGGGCGATGTCGGCGCTGTACGCGTTCTCCCGGCGCGTCGACGACATCGGCGACGGAGCGCTGCCCGACGATGTGAAGATCACCCGTCTGGAGGACACACGGGCCCTGCTCGGCCGGGTCCGCGACGGCGCCGTCGAGGAAGACGACACCGACCCCGTGGCCGTCGCCCTCGCCCACGCCGCCCGGGTCTTCCCGATCCCGCTCGGCGGCCTCGATGAACTCATCGACGGCGTCCTGAAGGACGTCCGCGGTGAGAGCTACGAGACCTGGGAGGACCTGAAGGTCTACTGCCGCTGCGTGGCCGGGGCCATCGGACGTCTCTCCCTCGGGGTGTTCGGCACCGAGCCGGGCGCGCGCGGCGCCGAACGCGCCTCCGAGTACGCCGACACGCTGGGGCTCGCGCTGCAACTGACCAACATCCTCAGAGACGTCCGCGAGGACGCCGAGGGCGGCCGCACCTACCTGCCCGCCGACGACCTCGCCAAGTTCGGCTGCTCGGCCGGGTTCGGCGGTCCGACGCCGCCGGAGGGCTCCGACTTCGCGGGCCTGGTGCACTTCGAGGTGCGACGGGCCCGCGCCCTGTTCGCCGAGGGCTACCGGCTGCTGCCCCTGCTGGACCGGCGCAGCGGCGCGTGCGTCGCCGCCATGGCCGGCATCTACCGCCGCCTGCTGGACCGCATCGAGCGCGAGCCGGAGGCCGTGCTGCGCGGCCGGGTCTCGCTGCCCGGACACGAGAAGGCGTACGTCGCCGTGCGCGGCCTGTCCGGCCTCGACGCCCGGTACGTGTCCCGGCAGACCGTCAGGAGGCGTGCCTGATGGCGAAGTCACCGCACGGTGGGGCCACCGGCGAGAAGAGGCGGGCAACCCTCGGGTGCCGGGCGGCGTCCCTGACGGCAACGGTCGCCCGCGAGGTCCCCGCCCATCGCGGCGGACGCACAGGGGAGGGCGCACGATGACCGACGGCACACGGCGCGACAAACCGCTCGACGACATCACGGGACCGGCCGGACGGCACGCCGTCGTGGTCGGCGGCGGCCTTGCCGGCCTCACCTCCGCGCTCGCGCTCGCCGACGCCGGAATGCGCGTCACGCTCCTCGAGGGCAGACCCCGCCTGGGCGGGCTCGCCTTCTCCTTCCAGCGCGGCGACCTCACCATCGACAACGGACAGCACGTGTACCTGCGCTGCTGCACCGCCTACCGCTGGTTCCTCGACCGGATCGGCGGCGCCGAGCTCGCCCCGCTGCAGGACCGCCTCGAGGTGCCCGTCGTCGACGTGGCGCGACCCGAGGGCCGGCGGCTGGGCACGCTGCGGCGCGACGCGCTGCCCGTGCCCCTGCACCTGGGGCGCAGCCTCGCCACCTACCCGCACCTCTCGCTCGCCGAGCGGGCCCGGGTGGGCCGCGCCGCGCTCGCGCTCAAGGGCCTCGACCTGTCCGACCCGACCCTGGACGCACAGAACTTCGGCACCTGGCTGGCCGAGCACGGCCAGTCGGCGCGCGCCGTGGAGGCGCTGTGGGACCTGGTCGGGGTCGCCACCCTCAACGCGGTCGCCGGCGACGCCTCGCTCGGGCTCGCCGCGATGGTGTTCAAGACCGGACTGCTGTCCGACCCGGGAGCGGCCGACATCGGCTGGGCCCGCGTCCCGCTGGGCGAACTGCACGACCGGCTGGCCCGCAGGGCGCTCGACTCCGCGGGCGTGCGTACCGAGGTCCGAACACGCGTCACCTCCGTCTCCCTCGACGCGGACGGGAGCTGGAACGTTCAGGTTCCCGGTGAGAACCTGCTCGCCGACGCGGTCGTCCTCGCCGTACCCCAGCGCGAGGCCCACGGCCTGCTGCCGGCCGGCGCCCTGGACGCGCCGGACCGGCTGCTCAGGATCGGCACCGCGCCGATCCTCAACGCCCACGTCGTCTACGACCGCACGGTGCTCAACGCGCCCTTCTTCGCGGCCATCGGCACCCCCGTTCAGTGGGTCTTCGACCGCACCGAGGCGGCCGGCCTGAAGCACGGTCAGTACCTCGCGGTGTCCCAGTCGGTGGCGCAGGACGAGATCGACGCGCCGGTCGCCGTACTGCGCGAGCGCTATCTGCCCGAACTGAGGCGGCTGCTGCCCCGCGCCCGCCGGGCCGAGGTGAAGGACTTCTTCGTGACCCGGGAGCGCACGGCGACGTTCGCCCCGGCCCCCGGCGTCGGACGGCTGCGGCCCGGCGCCCGCACCAAGGCACCCGGCCTGTACCTGGCCGGAGCGTGGACCGCCACAGGGTGGCCCGCGACCATGGAGAGTGCGGTCCGCAGCGGTGTGAAGGCGGCCGAGGCCGCGCTGAGCGCCCTGGGCCGGCCCCGCCCGAGCCGTCTCTTCGCCATCGAGGAGGCGGCGGCGTGACGTTCGATCAGCAGCCCGTGGCAGGCCCCCGCACCTCCGGCACCGCAACAA of the Streptomyces sp. NBC_01788 genome contains:
- a CDS encoding CDP-alcohol phosphatidyltransferase family protein, with amino-acid sequence MSRPSVAELRPVVHPAGVKDRRSGEHWAGRLYMREVSLRVDRYLVGTRVTPNQLTYLMTVFGVLAAPALLVPGIAGAVLGVLMVQLYLLLDCVDGEIARWKQQFSLGGVYLDRVGAYLTDAAVLVGLGLRAADLWGSGRIDWLWAFLGTLAALGAILIKAETDLVGVARHQAGLPPVKESAAEPRSSGMALARRAAAALKFHRLILGIEASLLILALAIADAVRGDLFFTRLGTAVLAGIALLQTLLHLVSVLVSSRLR
- a CDS encoding glycosyltransferase family 2 protein; this encodes MTSSNAPLKVGAVVITMGNRPDELRALLDSVAKQDGDRVEVVVVGNGSPVPDLPEGVRTIELEENLGIPGGRNVGIEAFGPGGGDVDILLFLDDDGLLARNDTAELCRRAFAADDRLGIVSFRIADPDTGVTQRRHVPRLRASDPMRSSRVTTFLGGANAVRTRVFAEVGGLPDEFFYAHEETDLAWRALDAGWMIDYRSDMVLYHPTTAPSRHAVYHRMVARNRVWLARRNLPLLLVPVYLGVWLLLTLARRPSRPALKAWFGGFREGWTTACGPRRPMKWRTVWRLTRLGRPPVI
- a CDS encoding ABC transporter ATP-binding protein yields the protein MADQDHHHDTRDSAPRVPTVIADDLHIVYRVNGTRAGKGSATAALSRILKRGSGDEARGVRKVHAVRGVSFVAHRGEAIGLIGSNGSGKSTLLRAIAGLLPAEKGRVYTDGQPSLLGVNAALMNDLTGERNVILGGLAMGMSREQIKERYEGIVDFSGINEKGDFITLPMRTYSSGMAARLRFSIAAAKDHDVLMIDEALATGDRKFQKRSEARIRELRKEAGTVFLVSHNNKSIRDTCDRALWLERGELRMDGPTDEVLKEYEKFTGK
- a CDS encoding ABC transporter permease, which gives rise to MSETTHDGGVALGAARSPDEGLTPAQLADKYGLSVSGARPSLREYVRQLWGRRHFILAFSRAKLTAQYSQAKLGQLWQVATPLLNAAVYYFIFGVLIHATRGLDRTTYIPFLVTGVFVFTFTQTSVMAGVRAISGNLGLVRALHFPRASLPISFALQQLQQLLYSMIVLFLVVIAFGSYPALSWLLIVPALALQVLFNTGLALIMARLGAKTPDLAQLMPFVTRTWMYASGVMFSLSGMLAGKPEWVIRLMQVNPAAIYMDLIRFALIDGYDSSHLPPHVWAGAVGWAVLAFVGGFVYFWKAEERYGRG
- the hpnE gene encoding hydroxysqualene dehydroxylase HpnE, with translation MPGGVPDGNGRPRGPRPSRRTHRGGRTMTDGTRRDKPLDDITGPAGRHAVVVGGGLAGLTSALALADAGMRVTLLEGRPRLGGLAFSFQRGDLTIDNGQHVYLRCCTAYRWFLDRIGGAELAPLQDRLEVPVVDVARPEGRRLGTLRRDALPVPLHLGRSLATYPHLSLAERARVGRAALALKGLDLSDPTLDAQNFGTWLAEHGQSARAVEALWDLVGVATLNAVAGDASLGLAAMVFKTGLLSDPGAADIGWARVPLGELHDRLARRALDSAGVRTEVRTRVTSVSLDADGSWNVQVPGENLLADAVVLAVPQREAHGLLPAGALDAPDRLLRIGTAPILNAHVVYDRTVLNAPFFAAIGTPVQWVFDRTEAAGLKHGQYLAVSQSVAQDEIDAPVAVLRERYLPELRRLLPRARRAEVKDFFVTRERTATFAPAPGVGRLRPGARTKAPGLYLAGAWTATGWPATMESAVRSGVKAAEAALSALGRPRPSRLFAIEEAAA
- the hpnC gene encoding squalene synthase HpnC; protein product: MTWTPTARDPERATLDKAAAENFPVAPFFLPRAWRADLMAVYGFARLVDDIGDGDLAPGGADARLLGVSAGEAEDRLVLLDAFEADLRRVFDGTPCHPLLRRLQPTVRRRSLTPEPFLGLIAANRQDQLVTRYETYDDLLAYCELSANPVGRLVLAVTGTSTPERIRRSDDVCTALQIVEHLQDVREDLGRDRIYLPAADMKRFHVQESDLAAATAGASVRALVAYEAERARGLLNEGAPLVGSVHGRLKLLLAGFVAGGRAAIHAIAAAEYDVLPGPPKPGRTRLLREVGVTLRGEG
- the hpnD gene encoding presqualene diphosphate synthase HpnD, encoding MIRAVESEHVSAPVLAAYSYCEAVTGQQARNFAYGIRLLPAAKRRAMSALYAFSRRVDDIGDGALPDDVKITRLEDTRALLGRVRDGAVEEDDTDPVAVALAHAARVFPIPLGGLDELIDGVLKDVRGESYETWEDLKVYCRCVAGAIGRLSLGVFGTEPGARGAERASEYADTLGLALQLTNILRDVREDAEGGRTYLPADDLAKFGCSAGFGGPTPPEGSDFAGLVHFEVRRARALFAEGYRLLPLLDRRSGACVAAMAGIYRRLLDRIEREPEAVLRGRVSLPGHEKAYVAVRGLSGLDARYVSRQTVRRRA